Part of the Syntrophobacterales bacterium genome, GTTCCAGCGGTTTGGAAATGTAGTCATAGGCACCCGCTTTCATCGCCTCCACTGCACTGTCCACGGATGGGTGGCCTGTATTCATAAGAAACGGCATATTCATGTTCTCCGCTCTCATCCGCCTCAATAGCTCAAGACCATCCATTTCCGGCATCACAAAGTCGGAAATGATACAGTCGACTTTAACGCTATTCAGTTTTTGAAGCGCCTCGTGCCCCCCTTCAGCCGTCGCAACGACATACCCTATTCCTTGAAAATAATCTTTTAAGAGGCCCCGTATTTCTTCATCATCGTCAACAACGAGAAGACTAGCTGCTACCATTGCGCGTTCTCCTTTCATTTAGGAAGTATGGTCGCATCATGGATTCAAGCCTTTATCGTCCAAGCACCTCCGAAAGTTCATGGGGCCGACCCAGAAAGCGATCATGGGGTAGCCGCACCACGAGCCCCTCTTTCTTGCGCACGGATAAAATGCAGTATTTCTTCGAATTTATCTATTTGCAGACATGTATTCTTGCAGGGACCTTCCGGCCTCTTGTTTGGTATGGCCAAGACCGGTGCTTTTTCTGAGACATCTTTTATGCCGCTCACCAAATCTCTCTCGCACGCAACTGCCAGAATCAGAGTAGGCCTGTATTGTCTGATTGCTCTTCTTGCTTCTTCGCCGCCCCCGGCCGTAATAACATGCATCTCGTATTCCTTAGACCGGCTCATGATCTCGCTGCGTGCTGTTTTTTCCAGACATCTCGGCAGAAGCATGAGAAGACGCTCGGTACTTAATCTGTCGGCGTGGGTCGTCATGATATAATTATGGACTTTGATAAAGGAATTCCCTACCCGGTCGCGGCTGATCCCGAAACACCCCCCAAGCCACAGGGCCTTGGGAAGTATCAACAAAAATAGTCTTTCGATCGGCTTTTGAGGAAAAAACGATCTCCCCCCCCTTCTGAGAACAAGGACTTCAATCGCAAGAGCCGCGAGAAGACAGGTTACGAACAGGCCCATAGCCCATTCGACCATTCTCGGCAGCATCGCGCTAAACTGTTCCATCCTGGGCCTTATCATATACCAGGCCGCAAAAGCAAAACCAATCAGCACAATGGAGGTCAATACAGCAAGAGCCAGAAAGGTCGCGGAATGTTCTTCGATTTCGTGTTCATGAAAGTCAGAGAGCACATCCCAATCCGCCCACTCATTCCCTAATTTTCTATCCTTGAATACTGAATCTTCCACGGGCTCCTTCATAGTTCTCTCCACTATTCGGATAAGGCACATCTAATCAAGACCAATGCCCGCAAATTCCTCTAT contains:
- a CDS encoding DUF116 domain-containing protein, translating into MKEPVEDSVFKDRKLGNEWADWDVLSDFHEHEIEEHSATFLALAVLTSIVLIGFAFAAWYMIRPRMEQFSAMLPRMVEWAMGLFVTCLLAALAIEVLVLRRGGRSFFPQKPIERLFLLILPKALWLGGCFGISRDRVGNSFIKVHNYIMTTHADRLSTERLLMLLPRCLEKTARSEIMSRSKEYEMHVITAGGGEEARRAIRQYRPTLILAVACERDLVSGIKDVSEKAPVLAIPNKRPEGPCKNTCLQIDKFEEILHFIRAQERGARGAATP
- a CDS encoding response regulator translates to MVAASLLVVDDDEEIRGLLKDYFQGIGYVVATAEGGHEALQKLNSVKVDCIISDFVMPEMDGLELLRRMRAENMNMPFLMNTGHPSVDSAVEAMKAGAYDYISKPLELEDVRIKVERALYTKKLERSVKTVNGIIWAVLISIPLWLILGIVMGKVWK